A window of Rhipicephalus microplus isolate Deutch F79 chromosome X, USDA_Rmic, whole genome shotgun sequence genomic DNA:
aaaaacacccttaaggaagggtgccttcgatgtccatcacttttttagcaccctctgaggagggtgcgagaagggtgcacgagggtgttgagtgcccgtggcaggggtggcagtattcttttagactgcactaatagatatcagcatgcactggttacacactacttgaagaaagtggtcctgattatcgatggtgcgccacctgtcgagctccattcatttcgtgggggcaaaaatataaacgcgtacaatcgcgtgtatgaacttgtgctggatctatatatacttcacagtatatgcataatgatcgttacagaaaatgaagccttgctgcccttgcatattgcatttatttagtaggcaaataaaacataaacttttcttctgccacacaactttttcaccagatatacgttcacgtatacgtacactacacatgcagcacctcaaatgtttattatattttttcagtctcactttattgacaattctttgcaacatacaattacactggtttcagtttagtatactacttcaagtacatagagactacaaatgaaatacacgcgaaatatatccctataattctttcaagtatctacaatcccagtggtttccagtttaatactcctttgTGTACACAActggttaataggaatgaaatacaggcaaatatatacttatgattctttcaaatatatacaatcaccatgatttcactatatacgccttcatgtacacaatcgttcccaagaagtgatgcacacaaaaatatatatggatagtgttttcaaatgtatacaatcacagtagtttaagctttgtattcctggatgtataacaattggttatgagaaatgatctacatgcaaacatatacgggtttttgcacatataactttagtgaatacttaagaaaccaatacaatgatcagaaacacaataagctaaaaacgaacacaaaactgagtcaggacacacaaaaaacaaaagaggtaatgcataattatggctaatgacacagctgggtcactttatgccaaatgtcccagccattttggcaaccatctcaaatgtattcgaaaaactcgtgctgcattgaaaatagtgaacttctggaatatttaggagaggaaaaatatttggtcacgtggctgccttctgaacttcctggaatgccgtctaggtgttgtatgtgaaaaattttattttaaaagcaccgctccttctttccatacgaaactcggtctacgtgttacgtaacaagagcttaatttgggagagttggttcatcgtggttgtgtgctagtcacagcgtgaCAAcgttaggaagagacagaaaagacaggaaagagcactgactgtcaactgaatttgatgaatgtgctacgagcacttttatacggagtacaagaaccgtgttcatgcgcgacgacacgtgtgagcactacaaaataatcttaacagtgaaaagaatactccctctcgaaaaggataagtgaacaagtagtgatgcactgatcgttggtttacctgataaaaaatacttctacaaacgttaaattggcattaagtaaacctattctcgtgacgaatggggcaagattgactattcctcttgctgtttagtacacacaattttgaaagcttgcaaggggtggaaaaacaacacgctaatatcatatctgctggctatttttttaactgtgagacacgtgatgtggtataacatgcaaaggttttggtcattgttttttgttggtcctgtcttctttaactttactttctgcaggagggttttgcaaacgggtgtgatgattctgttgggatacccagcttcttttagtcttttaatctggtttttaagcctgacctcacccttgtgctaactgACTTCTGaggggtggcctgaatacatgtggtatcaattcctctttctactagtTTTcgatgcccactatcaaaaggcagaacattcttagcactcctgggcttatagcaccagccaataccccaacagcatcatcacacttgtttgcgaaacgctcctgcagaaagtaaagttaaaggaaacaggaccaaaagaaaaagagaatgaccaatcacctttgcatgtcacacggtactacgtacataaggtgtctcacaattttaggaaaagagccagcagatatgacattgttgttttccaccccttgcaagctttcaaaattgCTTGTACTTACAGCAGCAGGAATAGtaaatcttgcaccattcgtcactagaataggtttactgaatgccaatctaatgtgtatgagataccgctaacacgtggaaaagtaaacataggacacactgggcaatgcttcaatgatcaagcaagacagcatgctttaaatgttaagaagggctatagtagtctcatggccggacaccgtaaagaatgtaagtgtagtcttaggtttcataaaacacggtttttgaaaaaaaaaagcaagcagaaaaatgagagattttagaactttaTCAGGAAGGcaaaggatcaatgcatcagtacaccttcacttatcttttccaaaaaagagtattcttttctcggttaaaattattttgtcatggtcacacatgtgttgttgcagatgagccctggtctcgtgctcagtataaaaacgctcgtagcaccttcaataaaattcagttgacagcgctctttcctgtcatttttgcgataagatttttattacagaaaaaatttcattttcttactgtttaggtataatgatgagttttcattgtatcacaacatggagcaaattgcatctcaatatggacaaaaatcacgattttgtgacaTTTGTGATATTTttgtatatttcagcagcttgagaggtataaaggTATTTTTTCCTAAAAATaaaccttctgtggagtaagtattcactgctcagatattcatacaaagtgcaatattgcaataaaaaatgccaacataacacattttggcgttattcttggaagcgaatgtggcaaaaaattgcactattattattgagcttcaaataccttacagaagcacatttacttaacacgtagaccgaattagctttaaaaaaataagcggtagttttaaaacaaaattttccacaaacagcacacagatggcattatgccaggaagttataagctagccacatgaacaaaactttttttctcgctgaaatattctagcagttcactgttttcaacgcagtaagtcagcacatttttttttcaaacacaattcagaaggtcgccaaagtggctgggacgtttggcatgaaatagtccagctatatttaagcaaaataacttacacaaataacaatatttgttcatctaccatgaccacactagaagaagttgttcaggcattgtgacactaaaattttcagcgtcgtactgcctgaacaacttctttgatgaactccaaactcacgccgagaaaaagccgctcaatcacggtggttgttaaaggccttgcggccgtagacaatgttgaaaataaaaaaaaaatcaactcatcagtgctgtcactccttcttcgtcattactgacacggaagatttttcggttatccatgtggaggttcaggaagtaggcttgctctaggctggggccggggtagactacgcaggacgtcagcggcaccctctcatcctgtaataagagcaaatatgacttttCATATAAGGATGTTCGTGCTgctctggcagcaccatatataaagaatgtgtagtgtgcatccttcgaaatggcgtgtaattgacattacattgaactcgaagcatacaacccatacattccaataattttgtatgataaagataagagttttccagcatacagcaaattcccgaaatgaggtgaagtgtaagactacagctcaaaaatggcacttaagaaagcctgaactcacctaagaatcaaattccttctagggtagcgagccagtgtgaaaaacaattcttaaagtacaacgttcagaacatgtagcattaatcaaaacgcacaagaaacttacctcttcatgtacaaacagtgaagacatctctacTTTCTCTTTTActtgagaacaaatgatcttgtgcgtggcactagcgaagaggtctgcaaaaaaagtaagatttactgactttaatcacgcctctaacaatctgaggaattgttacaagtcaccaatcagtgcaattctgactgcctctataagggcatcaaaaatgaacaattttctcgttctttctaccttcacaagacgctccgtcaatggaatctaatccaaatttgacgctgtgcttcctatttgcctgatttctagacgtagggctgcgaacatgtgttttgtgcacctaatctagcacagaaattcgtcatctataattcaatcatcataattcattgtaatttgataaaagatgtgatagctcgtccagtttttaaagagttgcgcgcctgcaataggcactgcctagcacgtatgaaagtatttctttaaaaaaaattttttcaaagcttgctttcagaaaaagcgtctggcatatttcgacaactaagcccatcctctgatggcaatcaggggcccgccattagcgattattgaccacgggatttacaaacgtaacccgcgcctaaatactcagttaaacacaatcaagcaagcaggagcgctcgaacgacaccaacgcgcgcggacgccgtctacgttgcagcagccatggcttatgctagagcaaccACACATAGCTCCCTCAGTCACGTAtgctctctcgattctgttataacgccgaacgttatcgcagatgaaggcaaagcacgaaaacagcaaacagaaacgagggaaaacaacgcacggcgatggccacaacaacgcgcctttggaagtctgcaagatctttccctgttgctggtgacacttgtgctaaatagcttaaaagaccgaggcgcacgtgctgggagcatcgcggtagatcagcacctccaactataccgtttttaagcaaaaaaaaaaagccatttcgtacagtgcgcctctgtacataatttttttctttttctttctttttttacgcttacacctacagaagcacgttgcacatttgagtattaatagaaatattattacgatgtagcccaaagcacatcttaaaacaatatcaatcactttgtgcagtgtggagacaatgtgcgatcagcaactaatcccgcccttgttaagtgatcacatcactcactgtatgagtgatgcaggcacttacacaacatcgcgcaaagcagtgtgaactcgttaagtcacacgtttaatcgggcatctgcaacaggcccgcgaacgcatgctgttgtaaatggctggcagcctacttcggcagcgctgctgcaggcgcccagctagcgctgtatgattactacctacgaaaacagtacactcaccgttaacaggcccacgttgtccgtgtccgccactccatgaatattccttaatccgagcgtcacttcgaacacggcgTCGttcgtgaccaccattgaatatgcgcctgtttgctagaacacacacagcgaccaaggccccagaccaacgcaacgcatttgaaagacgatgagacagagagagcaacgtagagagagagaaggaggaggcactggcggcggtgCCTCCGCctagacggcgccgaaaggcaagcgctatggcgcatacggcggacggccgttcggcGCGGAATGACCccttgtaaacggcaactctccttccagccagtagcacagcgacgcaggt
This region includes:
- the LOC142775319 gene encoding uncharacterized protein LOC142775319, with the translated sequence MALLARQFHPWVWECGGTAASASSFSLSTLLSLSHRLSNALRWSGALVAVCVLANRRIFNGGHERRRVRSDARIKEYSWSGGHGQRGPVNDLFASATHKIICSQVKEKVEMSSLFVHEEDERVPLTSCVVYPGPSLEQAYFLNLHMDNRKIFRVSNDEEGVTALMS